Proteins from a genomic interval of Colias croceus chromosome 2, ilColCroc2.1:
- the LOC123704921 gene encoding ichor-like, with translation MKCAGVAGGGPGGNELLLGACWLDPKIEASSPPCHELLDSLLAPPPLAELKPLPPFTGYTGHLSINGISGHHFHAIAQRLPEENNNYPTQSGYGADNEVVSSSTCPTDSEPPDLEDVKPFPLDVTDTKPFAESTAPGAADSCAQSCSPPAKLFDDAPKQEMYDLSSIEDIAAIIGSAIADTTVPSQPEDPERNDSRDSWMDIDMTWITSASSQHGEKIVPQDLSEFGLSISPPPSQSSHTSGLDYPSKANQKFSKTQEFFQNNFGQAGSTLQNLLTQSYMPLLQNRLQNGPPVKQEAPSSTSYGMEVISTSSPPGNAVSTTDGVGGLLNGRYAPHYALSLKPDGLCSPDRLLGYPHAHTTTVTPSSKSKRSRAKAKQGNNGSLHGSSLAFSSATSAELSGLLGKEKPVHRCGICNRGFLNKSNIKVHLRTHTGEKPFRCDVCAKAFRQKAHLIKHQQIHKRIGRD, from the coding sequence ATGAAGTGCGCGGGCGTCGCGGGCGGCGGGCCGGGCGGCAACGAGCTGCTGCTCGGCGCCTGCTGGCTCGACCCCAAGATCGAGGCCTCCTCCCCGCCCTGCCACGAGCTGCTCGACTCGCTGCTCGCCCCCCCGCCCCTCGCCGAGCTCAAGCCGCTCCCCCCCTTCACCGGCTACACGGGACACCTCTCCATCAACGGCATCTCCGGCCACCACTTCCACGCGATCGCGCAGCGCCTTCCCGAGGAGAACAACAACTACCCCACCCAGAGCGGCTACGGCGCCGACAACGAGGTCGTGTCGTCCTCCACCTGTCCTACCGACTCGGAACCGCCTGATTTGGAAGACGTGAAGCCTTTCCCGCTCGATGTGACCGATACGAAACCTTTTGCGGAATCGACCGCGCCCGGGGCGGCGGATTCCTGTGCACAATCTTGTTCCCCGCCAGCCAAGCTCTTTGATGATGCGCCCAAGCAAGAAATGTATGATTTAAGTTCAATAGAAGACATTGCAGCCATCATTGGTTCTGCTATCGCCGATACTACTGTTCCATCGCAACCGGAAGACCCCGAAAGAAACGACTCGAGAGACAGTTGGATGGACATTGACATGACGTGGATAACGAGTGCCAGCAGTCAGCACGGAGAGAAAATTGTCCCTCAAGATCTCTCTGAATTCGGCCTTTCCATTTCTCCTCCCCCTTCTCAATCCAGCCACACTTCGGGGCTCGATTACCCCAGCAAAGCCAATCAAAAGTTTTCAAAAACCCAAGAGTTCTTCCAAAATAATTTCGGCCAAGCCGGCTCGACCCTCCAAAATTTGCTCACCCAAAGTTACATGCCCCTACTCCAGAATCGGTTACAAAACGGGCCGCCCGTCAAACAAGAGGCTCCTAGTTCGACGAGTTACGGGATGGAAGTGATATCGACGTCGTCACCGCCCGGAAACGCAGTATCAACGACTGATGGAGTGGGCGGCCTTTTAAATGGAAGATACGCGCCTCATTACGCCTTGAGCTTAAAACCGGACGGCCTGTGCAGTCCCGACCGACTGCTGGGTTACCCGCACGCGCACACGACGACAGTCACACCATCCAGCAAGTCGAAACGAAGTCGCGCAAAAGCAAAACAGGGGAACAACGGCAGTTTGCACGGCAGCTCGCTAGCCTTCTCTTCCGCCACATCAGCCGAATTAAGCGGCCTCCTGGGCAAAGAGAAGCCGGTCCACCGCTGCGGGATCTGCAACCGCGGCTTCCTGAACAAGTCGAACATCAAGGTGCACCTGCGCACGCACACGGGCGAGAAGCCGTTCCGCTGCGACGTGTGCGCGAAGGCCTTCCGCCAGAAGGCGCATCTCATCAAGCACCAGCAGATACACAAGCGGATCGGCCGGGACTGA